In one Nitrososphaera viennensis EN76 genomic region, the following are encoded:
- a CDS encoding cyclophilin-like fold protein, giving the protein MQAAGSVSRVRLVAEIAGKGSAECELVRHLAPLTTSALLKGLPVQDRVHRLEDKFVYIETGLVIGAEKAKTQFKRGDLAFLPSNGAICFVIRDCATQAMNAIGKIVNNIEVIEGVQTGDVIAVKRLATITT; this is encoded by the coding sequence GTGCAGGCTGCTGGTTCCGTGTCAAGGGTCAGGCTGGTGGCAGAAATCGCGGGCAAGGGCTCTGCAGAGTGCGAGCTGGTGCGCCACCTTGCGCCGCTGACTACAAGCGCGCTGCTGAAGGGCCTGCCAGTGCAGGACAGGGTGCACCGGCTTGAGGACAAGTTCGTCTACATCGAGACCGGGCTTGTCATAGGCGCGGAAAAGGCAAAGACGCAGTTCAAGCGGGGCGACCTTGCTTTTTTGCCGTCAAACGGCGCCATATGCTTTGTCATAAGGGACTGCGCGACGCAGGCGATGAACGCGATAGGCAAAATAGTGAACAATATCGAAGTCATCGAAGGCGTGCAGACAGGCGACGTTATAGCCGTAAAAAGGCTGGCTACTATTACTACTTGA
- a CDS encoding DNA-directed RNA polymerase subunit K, which translates to MVIKRFTKKPAARKSAVSKTKGKKDAEAEVEETKKSNRPADEVVTYSEQEYELKEVPAQGNKILIGLPWLTRFERARITGARALQLSLGAPPLIKPDGANTSIALAMLEVEKKALPISIRRVLPNGMYQDIPIDWMK; encoded by the coding sequence TTGGTAATCAAGCGCTTTACAAAAAAACCTGCTGCACGCAAGTCTGCCGTGTCCAAGACCAAGGGTAAAAAGGACGCGGAGGCTGAAGTAGAGGAGACCAAGAAGTCAAACCGCCCGGCCGACGAGGTGGTGACTTATTCCGAGCAAGAGTACGAGCTGAAAGAAGTCCCGGCGCAGGGAAACAAGATCCTGATTGGCCTGCCGTGGCTCACGAGGTTTGAGCGCGCAAGGATAACGGGGGCCCGCGCATTGCAATTGTCGCTGGGCGCGCCGCCGCTGATAAAGCCAGACGGCGCAAACACGTCCATCGCGCTTGCGATGCTGGAGGTCGAGAAAAAGGCGCTCCCGATATCCATACGCCGCGTCCTGCCAAACGGCATGTACCAGGACATCCCGATCGACTGGATGAAGTAA
- a CDS encoding dihydrolipoyl dehydrogenase family protein, which yields MAQQDRSENVEKFDLIVIGSGAGLDVASAAAESGLKVALVEKSRMGGTCLNRGCIPSKLLIHSADVAQVIRTAEQFGIRVEKFSIDFEKIIRRTNGIIDSESDGIRNAFSGIENPRLFPAECRFIGKKEILVGGDSVITAEKILLASGTRPAIPKIEGLEKGTYITSDEALRLEKQPHVLTIIGGGYIAAELAHFFGSLGTKINIIQKRDVLLPREDEEVSQKFTEIFSGRYNVHLGFDTQRVTRKDNDTVVVSAKSSKTGENIEIESDQLLLATGRVPNSDTLALDLAGVRVDKRGYIAVDEFLETSVKGVFALGDAVGKYPFRHGANLEAQYAFNNISRPDKKIPVNYTAMPHAIFSSPQVASAGHTEQELRAKGVKYSKSVYPYAQTAMGQAIEDNDGFVKFLVGKDDGKILGCHILGTDASILIHEVLVSMRAGTGAIRDIQRTVHIHPALSEVVSRAADAVR from the coding sequence GTGGCGCAGCAGGATAGATCCGAAAATGTCGAGAAATTCGACTTGATTGTGATAGGGAGTGGTGCAGGACTGGACGTGGCCAGTGCCGCCGCAGAATCCGGGCTAAAAGTCGCCTTGGTTGAAAAAAGCAGGATGGGCGGCACCTGCCTGAACAGGGGCTGCATACCGTCCAAGCTCCTGATACACAGCGCAGATGTCGCCCAGGTTATCCGCACTGCTGAACAATTCGGAATCAGGGTGGAAAAATTCTCGATAGACTTTGAGAAAATAATCCGGCGAACAAACGGCATCATCGACTCTGAATCTGACGGTATACGAAACGCGTTCTCTGGCATAGAGAATCCCCGGCTGTTCCCTGCGGAATGCCGGTTCATTGGGAAAAAGGAGATTCTGGTGGGAGGAGATAGCGTCATCACGGCAGAAAAGATTCTCCTTGCATCCGGCACGAGGCCAGCAATCCCAAAAATAGAGGGGCTGGAAAAGGGCACGTACATCACAAGCGACGAGGCGCTCCGACTGGAAAAGCAACCGCATGTTCTGACTATCATAGGCGGCGGATACATCGCGGCTGAACTGGCGCACTTTTTCGGGTCGCTTGGCACGAAGATAAACATAATCCAGAAAAGAGACGTGCTCTTGCCCCGGGAGGACGAGGAAGTCTCGCAGAAATTCACCGAGATATTTTCAGGCAGGTACAATGTGCATCTTGGCTTTGACACGCAGCGTGTGACTAGAAAAGACAATGACACGGTCGTGGTCTCGGCAAAAAGTAGCAAGACGGGGGAAAACATCGAGATTGAATCAGACCAGCTTTTGCTGGCGACAGGGAGGGTTCCAAATTCAGACACGCTCGCGCTGGATCTTGCGGGAGTCAGAGTTGACAAGAGAGGATACATAGCCGTCGATGAATTCCTCGAAACAAGCGTAAAGGGCGTTTTCGCCCTTGGCGACGCGGTCGGCAAGTATCCGTTCAGGCACGGCGCAAACCTGGAAGCGCAGTATGCGTTCAACAACATTTCCCGTCCTGACAAAAAGATTCCCGTCAATTACACCGCGATGCCGCATGCGATTTTCAGCTCGCCGCAGGTTGCGAGCGCCGGCCACACCGAGCAGGAACTGCGAGCAAAAGGGGTAAAATATTCAAAGTCAGTCTATCCGTACGCGCAGACCGCGATGGGCCAGGCCATCGAAGACAATGATGGCTTTGTCAAGTTCCTTGTTGGCAAAGACGACGGGAAAATCCTTGGATGCCACATCCTCGGCACAGACGCGTCAATACTCATCCACGAGGTGCTGGTCTCGATGAGGGCCGGCACCGGCGCCATAAGGGACATACAAAGGACTGTCCACATCCATCCTGCCCTGTCAGAAGTCGTCTCTAGGGCCGCCGATGCCGTCAGATGA
- a CDS encoding helix-turn-helix transcriptional regulator, translating to MPSAHDEDLVSAYANTEKTFFELASEQRLSILFRLNEKKAKISQLAKDLNITMQEAHRNVNRLQDAGLIEKDPEGIFSLTTFGNTIIKQIPTFNYLSKHKEYFSEHILGELPFKFIMRLGALDQCEFVKGVVAILERWKDIYREADEYIYEIVPQVPIDLIEPALSRVKEKGVKYSYVLPKNVIIPKGRKDLLKKLGHSELLTKGAIERRMVDRVQVAVILNEKQAAVMFPTQKGETDMNMIFFSTDPLFHEWCLDYFRYRWYGSDIFDESHLKEI from the coding sequence ATGCCGTCTGCCCATGACGAAGACCTTGTCAGCGCCTACGCCAACACCGAAAAGACGTTTTTCGAGCTTGCAAGCGAGCAGCGCCTCTCGATACTGTTCAGGCTGAACGAGAAAAAGGCCAAGATATCGCAGCTTGCCAAGGACCTCAACATAACGATGCAGGAGGCCCACAGAAACGTCAACCGCCTCCAGGACGCCGGCCTGATAGAGAAGGACCCAGAAGGCATATTCTCGCTCACGACCTTTGGCAACACTATAATCAAGCAGATCCCAACGTTCAACTACCTGTCAAAGCACAAGGAGTACTTTTCAGAGCACATCCTCGGCGAGCTCCCATTCAAGTTCATCATGCGGCTTGGCGCGCTGGACCAGTGCGAGTTTGTCAAGGGCGTGGTGGCGATACTGGAGCGCTGGAAGGACATCTACAGGGAGGCCGATGAATACATCTATGAAATAGTGCCGCAGGTGCCCATCGATCTCATCGAGCCTGCGCTCAGCAGGGTCAAGGAAAAGGGCGTCAAATACAGCTACGTGCTTCCAAAGAACGTCATCATCCCGAAGGGAAGGAAGGACCTCCTGAAAAAGCTGGGCCACAGTGAGCTGTTGACAAAAGGCGCAATAGAGCGCAGGATGGTCGACAGGGTGCAGGTCGCGGTTATCCTGAACGAAAAGCAGGCGGCCGTGATGTTTCCGACGCAAAAAGGGGAAACTGACATGAACATGATATTCTTCAGTACCGATCCACTCTTTCACGAGTGGTGCCTCGACTATTTCCGGTACCGCTGGTACGGCTCGGACATATTCGATGAAAGCCACCTGAAAGAGATCTAG
- a CDS encoding transcriptional regulator: MLLPSEIEAKSLIPAVRAILAKKLIKEYSLKEEDVARVLGITQAAVSNYVRGTRGDLELISKLEGIREVMRMIDDIARELSTNKAYTPSTLAKFVGLTNYMRYSLLICDVHHSIESNIDETVCEQCRGTLIREQS, from the coding sequence ATGCTTCTCCCCTCCGAGATCGAAGCCAAGTCGCTTATCCCTGCCGTGAGGGCGATCCTTGCCAAGAAGCTGATAAAAGAGTACTCGCTCAAGGAGGAAGACGTCGCAAGGGTGCTTGGCATCACGCAGGCGGCAGTCAGCAACTATGTCCGGGGCACGAGGGGAGACCTCGAGCTTATCTCAAAACTGGAAGGCATCCGCGAGGTGATGCGCATGATTGACGACATTGCGCGCGAGCTTTCCACCAACAAGGCGTACACTCCAAGCACGCTCGCAAAATTCGTGGGCCTGACAAACTACATGCGCTACTCGCTCTTGATATGCGACGTGCACCACAGCATCGAGTCCAACATCGACGAGACCGTCTGCGAGCAGTGCAGGGGCACACTCATCCGCGAGCAATCGTAG
- a CDS encoding discoidin domain-containing protein codes for MRISATVNHPTKGPDKRSIRKRLVFLGFGAMLMLSLPAATGMVPYYASAAPACAALQVTKASASGNDGNVPNNTIDGKLGTRWSNLGKGSWISMDLGGTVNVCHVDVAWYRGDTRQNAFVISHSSDGKTYKQDYSAKSSGTTAGLQRYDFADVSARYIRITVNGNTENNWASITEIKVYGYVSGGGTQDTIRPFVAIDQPADNSEIVTPSSTTTTAAVSIKGKASDLGSGIKLVEVGTGSSAYQPATPASPGDWSTWTHARTLSVGNHVIVARATDNAGNQQVFTVSVKVSQKPANTPPPITPGPSPTPSKDRFGITKLNPTAAGGMEWSSSWDNGHARTIGNAIDPDDKWFDTAHGEGRYAIDGKGTLTASGDFVRMYVHDPAKTREWSENLEITLYIKRISETRTLSYSGLQLFARTNHGTNGNEESNICDDRGYGGLVNINGQWSFEKETAHHLDNGYDGAAGQRPSGNLPKDTWVGVKFVLRNMDDNTKVKLELYRDMTGGVNGGNWQKVTEFIDNGKNFGNGACKSGVNPALPLIHSFINASSETKKPMLTVYARHEHGTMAYSDFTIREINALP; via the coding sequence ATGCGAATTTCAGCAACGGTGAACCACCCAACTAAAGGTCCGGACAAGAGAAGCATCCGCAAGCGGCTTGTTTTTTTAGGATTTGGCGCGATGCTGATGCTGTCTCTGCCGGCAGCCACAGGCATGGTCCCTTATTATGCAAGCGCGGCCCCGGCCTGCGCGGCGTTGCAGGTCACAAAGGCATCGGCGTCAGGAAATGACGGAAACGTGCCAAACAATACCATCGACGGCAAGCTTGGAACAAGATGGTCGAACCTAGGAAAAGGCTCGTGGATATCGATGGACCTCGGAGGGACTGTAAACGTCTGCCATGTTGACGTGGCCTGGTACAGGGGAGACACGAGGCAGAATGCGTTTGTAATATCGCATTCTTCCGACGGCAAGACATACAAACAGGACTATTCTGCCAAAAGCTCGGGCACGACTGCCGGCCTGCAGAGGTACGACTTTGCAGACGTCAGTGCAAGATACATCAGGATCACTGTAAACGGAAACACGGAAAACAACTGGGCGTCCATCACGGAAATCAAGGTATACGGGTACGTTTCAGGCGGCGGCACGCAGGACACGATCAGGCCCTTTGTAGCCATAGACCAGCCTGCAGACAACAGCGAGATAGTCACGCCTTCTTCTACAACCACCACGGCCGCAGTCAGCATCAAGGGCAAGGCGTCAGACCTGGGCAGCGGGATAAAGCTGGTCGAAGTCGGGACCGGGAGCAGCGCCTACCAGCCTGCGACGCCTGCCTCCCCGGGAGACTGGTCGACGTGGACCCACGCCCGTACGCTGTCGGTCGGAAACCACGTGATAGTCGCACGCGCGACTGACAATGCAGGAAACCAGCAGGTGTTTACTGTCTCGGTAAAGGTTTCCCAAAAGCCGGCCAATACACCACCACCGATAACGCCGGGCCCAAGCCCCACGCCGTCCAAAGACAGGTTTGGCATCACAAAGCTAAACCCGACTGCCGCCGGCGGAATGGAATGGTCTTCAAGCTGGGACAACGGGCATGCACGGACAATCGGCAACGCAATCGATCCGGATGACAAGTGGTTTGACACAGCACACGGGGAAGGGAGGTATGCCATCGACGGCAAGGGCACGCTGACGGCGTCTGGCGACTTTGTCAGGATGTACGTACACGATCCTGCCAAGACGAGGGAGTGGTCGGAGAACCTGGAGATAACGCTGTACATCAAGAGAATCAGTGAAACAAGGACCCTCAGCTATTCCGGCCTTCAGCTGTTTGCGCGCACAAACCACGGCACTAACGGCAACGAAGAGTCCAACATCTGCGACGACCGCGGCTACGGCGGCTTGGTGAACATCAACGGCCAGTGGTCGTTTGAAAAAGAGACGGCGCACCACCTGGACAATGGCTATGACGGCGCGGCGGGACAAAGGCCATCAGGCAACCTCCCTAAGGACACGTGGGTAGGCGTCAAGTTCGTCCTGCGCAACATGGACGACAACACCAAGGTAAAGCTTGAGCTGTACCGGGACATGACAGGAGGCGTAAACGGAGGCAACTGGCAAAAGGTAACAGAATTCATAGACAACGGCAAGAACTTCGGCAACGGCGCGTGCAAGTCAGGCGTAAACCCGGCGCTGCCGCTCATACACTCCTTCATAAACGCCAGCAGCGAAACAAAGAAGCCGATGCTTACTGTCTATGCAAGACACGAACACGGAACGATGGCGTACTCGGACTTTACAATCAGGGAGATAAACGCCCTCCCCTAA
- a CDS encoding zinc-dependent dehydrogenase, whose product MKAVFVKGHSAVSVDEINAPEMASEGDVLVRMRACGLCGSDLEKVYGEYGMSSGRLGHEPAGEVVAVGKNAMGFAPGDRVFIHHHVPCYSCHYCLHGDYTMCPEYQKSNISPCGLAEQFIVPEWNVSRGGLIKLPAGMTFDEASLVEPLACCIRAWNKCDFQRGDDIAVLGAGPAGLMHVILAKAFGAGRVFVSDINDFRLDFARKKYGIETFNSISTPDFAQKIKEQTAGRGVDIAVVATGSTKALLQSFDMTRRAGKIVMFGVPPKGSAMSYDMSKLYSNEHSLIPSYAASEVETNQAIKLIAEKRIDIASLITHRFDISDASAAIKCAHEAKDAMKVIVTTGNNT is encoded by the coding sequence ATGAAGGCGGTTTTTGTCAAGGGCCACAGCGCCGTTTCAGTCGACGAGATAAATGCTCCAGAGATGGCAAGCGAGGGCGACGTGCTGGTGCGCATGCGCGCCTGCGGCCTCTGCGGCTCTGACCTGGAGAAGGTTTATGGCGAGTACGGCATGTCGTCTGGCAGGCTGGGCCACGAGCCGGCTGGCGAAGTAGTTGCAGTCGGAAAAAACGCCATGGGCTTTGCGCCCGGCGACCGCGTGTTCATACACCACCACGTGCCGTGCTATTCCTGCCACTACTGCCTGCACGGCGACTACACCATGTGCCCCGAGTACCAGAAAAGCAACATTTCGCCCTGCGGCCTTGCGGAGCAGTTCATTGTGCCCGAATGGAACGTGTCAAGGGGCGGCCTGATAAAACTTCCCGCAGGCATGACTTTTGATGAGGCGTCGCTTGTCGAGCCACTGGCGTGCTGCATCAGGGCGTGGAACAAGTGCGATTTCCAGCGCGGCGACGACATTGCGGTGCTTGGCGCCGGCCCCGCAGGGTTGATGCACGTCATCCTTGCAAAAGCGTTTGGCGCAGGCAGGGTGTTTGTATCAGACATTAACGATTTCAGGCTTGACTTTGCCAGGAAAAAGTACGGCATCGAGACGTTCAATTCCATTTCAACCCCCGACTTTGCCCAGAAAATCAAAGAGCAGACTGCCGGGCGCGGGGTCGACATTGCAGTCGTGGCGACAGGAAGCACCAAAGCGCTGTTGCAGTCGTTTGACATGACAAGGCGCGCAGGCAAGATAGTGATGTTTGGTGTTCCGCCCAAGGGCTCGGCCATGTCGTACGACATGAGCAAACTTTACTCAAACGAGCACTCGCTCATCCCAAGCTACGCAGCGTCAGAGGTCGAGACGAACCAGGCGATAAAACTGATAGCGGAAAAGCGCATCGACATCGCGTCGCTCATCACGCACCGCTTTGACATCAGCGACGCGTCTGCCGCGATAAAATGCGCGCACGAGGCCAAGGACGCGATGAAGGTCATCGTGACCACAGGGAATAATACATAA
- the lsrF gene encoding 3-hydroxy-5-phosphonooxypentane-2,4-dione thiolase — MDWGMKNRLSKIIRPQDGRCLMLAVDHGYFLGPTERLENAAKTIAPLLPYADSLMLTRGILRNCVPAERDIPIVLRVSGGTSIVGEDLSKETITTSIEEAIKLNVSCLALSIFVGSKYEHQTLASLGKLVDEGEKYGIPVLAVTAVGKEMGRDARYLGLACRVAAELGAHVVKTYYCDNFEKVVEACPVPLVVAGGKKLPEMDALKLAHDAVTHGASGVDMGRNIWQSDYPVAMVKAVKAIVHGKADVKEAYDVFLREREKAKTKEPQKIVKAISRSADFD; from the coding sequence ATGGACTGGGGAATGAAAAACCGCCTGTCAAAGATAATTCGCCCTCAAGACGGCCGCTGCCTCATGCTTGCAGTCGACCACGGCTATTTCCTTGGCCCCACGGAGCGCCTGGAAAACGCCGCCAAGACAATAGCCCCGCTTCTCCCGTACGCTGATTCTCTGATGCTTACCCGCGGGATCTTGCGCAACTGCGTCCCTGCAGAGCGGGACATACCGATAGTGCTTCGCGTCTCTGGCGGGACGAGCATCGTCGGTGAGGACCTGTCAAAAGAGACAATAACTACCTCCATCGAGGAGGCGATCAAGCTCAATGTGTCGTGCCTTGCGCTTTCAATATTTGTCGGAAGCAAGTACGAGCATCAAACACTGGCAAGCCTTGGCAAGCTAGTCGACGAGGGAGAAAAATACGGCATCCCGGTCCTTGCAGTCACCGCGGTAGGAAAGGAGATGGGCCGCGACGCCCGCTACCTCGGCCTTGCGTGCAGGGTGGCAGCTGAACTTGGCGCGCATGTTGTAAAAACGTACTATTGCGACAACTTTGAAAAAGTCGTCGAGGCGTGCCCAGTCCCGCTTGTGGTGGCAGGAGGAAAGAAGCTGCCCGAGATGGACGCGCTCAAGCTTGCGCACGACGCGGTCACGCACGGAGCGTCAGGGGTCGACATGGGCAGGAACATCTGGCAGTCCGACTACCCCGTTGCCATGGTAAAGGCAGTCAAGGCAATCGTGCACGGCAAGGCAGACGTCAAGGAGGCTTATGACGTGTTTCTGCGCGAGCGCGAAAAGGCCAAGACAAAAGAGCCGCAAAAGATTGTAAAGGCGATAAGCAGATCGGCCGACTTCGACTAG
- a CDS encoding YybH family protein produces MTDSAKIRDLIYKYFQIAKSKEIEGIPDFFAERFTKFGDSPPYDLRDIDRALMLEQLQFASISDYDFKINDLRIEIVAGDVAIATFALESTGIIVDDYSFRGTAINNKSRVTIVFQKDKKSGGGWKMLHQHFSKMPG; encoded by the coding sequence GTGACGGATTCCGCCAAAATTAGGGACCTGATTTACAAATATTTCCAGATAGCCAAGAGCAAGGAGATAGAGGGGATACCTGACTTTTTTGCCGAGCGGTTTACAAAGTTTGGCGACTCGCCGCCGTACGACCTGCGCGATATCGACAGGGCGCTCATGCTGGAGCAGCTGCAGTTTGCAAGCATCTCTGATTATGACTTTAAGATAAACGATCTAAGGATCGAAATAGTGGCGGGCGATGTCGCGATTGCGACATTTGCGCTAGAGAGCACAGGCATCATTGTCGACGACTATAGCTTCCGCGGGACTGCGATCAACAACAAGTCGCGCGTCACAATAGTATTTCAAAAAGACAAAAAGAGTGGCGGTGGGTGGAAGATGCTCCACCAGCACTTTTCCAAAATGCCTGGCTAG
- the ilvB gene encoding biosynthetic-type acetolactate synthase large subunit, whose product MVEMTGAKALIHALEKEGVDIVFGLPGGANLPIYDALVGANLRHILVRHEQSAAHMADGYARIKRKSGVCFATSGPGATNIITGLATAHADSIPMVAVTGQVALPMIGKDAFQETDIIGIANPCTKYSFQPRAPGEIPEMVKKAFYIAESGRPGPVLVDIPKDVQQATADMKFPDLIKVRGYNPVIDADLSEVGKAVELILKAERPIIMAGGGVILSGAFAELQTLAELLMIPVVTTFKGKGAFPENHPLAMGPIGMHGHAEANKIIIEADCIIAIGARFSDRSVGRFDEFGKGMSIIHMDIDPAEIGKNKSVDVAIVGDVKSSLRTLVKLLTKKVTKKDPENPWLRRKKELVQYFAENLKDYPREITAKKSLKKLRELLPAQGIVTTEVGQCQMWASLHFDVIAPGTFFSSTGLGTMGFGFPASIGAKAARPEVPVVDIAGDGSFNMTENSLAVSVIEKLPVIVFLMNNYMLGMVAQWQRTFYNRRYSGVHQHHCPDYVKVAEAYGAQGIRAQSMAELEKAIKTAIKSDVATVIDIPIDPDEDVYPFVAPGTSLKDMITGG is encoded by the coding sequence ATGGTTGAAATGACCGGCGCAAAAGCGTTGATCCATGCCCTCGAGAAGGAGGGCGTAGACATAGTCTTTGGACTTCCCGGCGGAGCAAACCTCCCGATATACGACGCGCTCGTTGGCGCAAACCTCCGCCACATACTCGTGAGGCATGAGCAGTCTGCCGCGCACATGGCCGACGGCTATGCGAGGATAAAGAGGAAATCCGGCGTGTGCTTTGCCACCTCCGGCCCGGGAGCCACCAACATCATAACCGGCCTTGCCACAGCCCATGCGGATTCCATACCGATGGTCGCAGTGACAGGACAGGTGGCACTCCCAATGATAGGCAAGGACGCCTTCCAGGAGACAGACATCATAGGCATAGCAAACCCCTGCACGAAATATTCGTTCCAGCCAAGGGCGCCCGGCGAGATCCCTGAGATGGTGAAAAAGGCGTTCTACATTGCCGAGAGCGGAAGGCCGGGGCCGGTGCTTGTCGACATCCCAAAGGACGTGCAGCAGGCGACCGCTGACATGAAGTTCCCGGACCTCATCAAGGTGAGGGGCTACAACCCTGTGATAGATGCAGACCTTTCCGAGGTCGGAAAGGCGGTGGAACTCATCTTGAAGGCCGAGCGCCCGATCATCATGGCAGGTGGCGGCGTCATACTCTCTGGCGCGTTTGCAGAGCTCCAGACGCTTGCCGAGCTTCTCATGATACCCGTCGTTACAACGTTCAAGGGCAAGGGCGCGTTCCCAGAGAACCACCCGCTTGCGATGGGCCCGATAGGCATGCACGGCCATGCAGAGGCAAACAAGATAATCATCGAGGCAGACTGCATCATAGCAATAGGCGCAAGGTTCTCTGACAGGTCGGTGGGCCGCTTTGACGAGTTTGGCAAGGGCATGAGCATCATCCACATGGACATCGACCCTGCCGAGATTGGCAAGAACAAGTCAGTCGACGTCGCAATAGTTGGAGACGTAAAATCGTCGTTGCGCACGCTAGTAAAACTGCTCACGAAAAAGGTGACAAAGAAAGACCCCGAGAACCCTTGGCTCAGGCGCAAGAAGGAGCTTGTGCAGTATTTTGCAGAGAACCTCAAGGACTATCCCCGCGAGATAACTGCCAAAAAGTCGCTCAAGAAGTTGCGCGAGCTCTTGCCGGCGCAGGGCATAGTGACCACCGAGGTGGGCCAGTGCCAGATGTGGGCTTCGCTCCACTTTGACGTGATAGCGCCCGGCACGTTCTTTAGCTCGACCGGCCTTGGCACGATGGGCTTTGGCTTTCCGGCATCGATAGGGGCAAAGGCAGCAAGGCCTGAAGTGCCGGTGGTCGACATTGCCGGCGACGGCTCGTTCAACATGACCGAGAACTCGCTTGCAGTGTCGGTAATTGAGAAGCTGCCGGTCATAGTATTTCTCATGAACAACTACATGCTCGGCATGGTAGCGCAGTGGCAGCGCACGTTCTACAACCGCAGGTACAGCGGCGTTCACCAGCACCACTGCCCCGACTATGTCAAGGTGGCCGAGGCGTACGGTGCGCAGGGGATCCGCGCCCAGTCGATGGCAGAGCTAGAGAAGGCGATCAAGACGGCAATAAAGAGCGATGTTGCGACTGTGATTGACATACCGATTGACCCAGACGAAGACGTCTACCCGTTCGTGGCGCCGGGGACAAGCCTCAAGGACATGATAACAGGAGGCTAG
- the ilvN gene encoding acetolactate synthase small subunit — protein MDNNELYIVSAIVENKPGVLFRVTNLFRARNFNIESITVGTTEQQDLSRMTITTNSDEKTLDQLVKQLRKLIDVVEVKVLDTDKTVYRELALIKMKAVDPTTRSEIMNYANIFRGNILDIGKETITVEITGTPDKIDAFKNLVDQYGITQLARTGVSALPRGVEL, from the coding sequence ATGGACAACAACGAGCTCTACATTGTGTCGGCAATAGTCGAGAACAAGCCCGGCGTGCTCTTTCGCGTGACCAACCTTTTCAGGGCGCGCAACTTTAACATCGAGTCGATAACGGTCGGCACTACCGAGCAGCAGGACCTTTCCAGGATGACGATAACGACTAATAGCGACGAAAAGACGCTTGACCAGCTCGTCAAGCAGTTGAGGAAATTGATAGACGTGGTCGAGGTCAAGGTGCTCGACACGGACAAGACTGTGTACCGCGAGCTTGCGCTCATAAAGATGAAGGCAGTCGACCCGACCACGAGGAGCGAGATAATGAACTATGCCAACATTTTCAGGGGCAACATACTCGACATCGGCAAGGAGACAATAACCGTCGAGATAACAGGCACCCCGGACAAGATAGATGCCTTTAAGAATCTGGTCGACCAATATGGCATAACGCAGTTGGCAAGGACAGGCGTATCGGCATTGCCAAGAGGAGTTGAACTTTGA